A genome region from Streptomyces sp. S4.7 includes the following:
- a CDS encoding DUF429 domain-containing protein: MQVKPVIAQADDVVEDGAMVTVGVDLAGRTGTTGVCRVTWGRRPTAELLPAKHDDDLLAAMRSADMTGLDSPLGWPVAFTALLTAHRTGVELPALANHAACADGRPGLGNTFTHRLTDDVAWKRTGAGKQRPLSVSADKLGIVAIRAVGLLARLAEGGPAIPRDGSGPVVEVYPAFALIQWGLAPEGTYKGKDATAARSRILAGLEAGLDLDLSDRVRVRCVASDHDLDALISAVVARAAACGMTHSPTTEEEHAMAAVEGWMHLPRRDLPLTAVRDGVAL, encoded by the coding sequence GGCGCCATGGTGACAGTGGGCGTTGATCTGGCCGGGCGCACCGGAACTACAGGCGTGTGCCGCGTGACGTGGGGTCGGCGACCTACGGCTGAACTGCTTCCCGCGAAACACGACGACGACCTGTTGGCAGCGATGCGGTCCGCGGACATGACGGGGCTGGACTCGCCCCTGGGCTGGCCGGTTGCCTTCACAGCCCTGCTCACTGCGCACCGGACCGGTGTCGAGCTACCTGCGCTCGCTAACCACGCAGCGTGCGCCGACGGTCGCCCCGGACTCGGCAATACCTTCACTCACCGGCTGACCGATGACGTGGCGTGGAAGCGCACTGGGGCGGGCAAGCAGCGTCCGCTGTCGGTGTCGGCCGACAAGCTCGGCATCGTCGCCATCCGCGCGGTCGGCCTGCTGGCTCGGCTGGCCGAGGGCGGTCCGGCGATACCGCGCGACGGCTCGGGTCCAGTTGTCGAGGTCTACCCGGCGTTCGCGCTGATCCAGTGGGGACTCGCCCCGGAGGGGACCTATAAGGGCAAGGACGCCACGGCTGCGCGGTCCCGGATTCTTGCCGGTCTCGAGGCCGGCCTAGACCTGGACCTGTCCGACCGGGTTCGTGTCCGGTGTGTGGCCAGCGACCACGACCTGGACGCCCTGATCTCGGCGGTCGTCGCACGGGCCGCAGCGTGTGGGATGACCCATTCGCCGACCACTGAGGAGGAGCATGCCATGGCCGCGGTCGAGGGCTGGATGCATCTCCCTCGACGAGACCTTCCGCTCACCGCTGTGCGGGACGGAGTAGCTCTCTGA
- a CDS encoding UDP-N-acetylglucosamine 1-carboxyvinyltransferase — MADDYLVRIGKLIRDARQHRGWTQTQLAEALATSQSAVNRIERGNQNISLEMIARIGEALDSEIVSLGYAGPMHLRVVGGRRLSGSIDVKTSKNACVALLCGSLLNKGRTVLRRVARIEEVYRLLEVLNSIGVRTRWINDGMDLEIVPPAELDMAAMDAEAARRTRSIIMFLGPLLHRMDNFLLPYAGGCDLGTRTIEPHMIALRRFGLDITATEGLYHAVVDRSASPDRPIVLTERGDTVTENALLAAARHDGVTVIRNASSNYMVQDLCFFLDALGVRVDGVGTTTLTVHGVPSIDTDVDYSPSEDPVEAMSLIAAAVVTESELTIRRVPIEFLEIELAVLEEMGLDHDRTPEYPADNGRTRLVDLTVRPSKLESPIDKIHPMPFPGLNIDNVPFFAAIAAVAQGTTLIHDWVYDNRAIYLTDLNRLGGRLQLLDPHRVLVEGPTRWRAAEMMCPPALRPAVVVLLAMMAAEGTSVLRNVYVINRGYEDLAERLNSVGAQIEIFRDI; from the coding sequence ATGGCAGACGACTACCTCGTACGCATCGGCAAGCTCATCCGTGACGCCAGGCAGCACCGGGGCTGGACACAGACACAGCTCGCCGAAGCGCTGGCCACCAGCCAGAGCGCCGTGAACCGCATCGAGCGCGGCAACCAGAACATCAGCCTTGAGATGATCGCGCGCATCGGTGAGGCGCTCGACAGTGAGATCGTGTCGCTCGGATACGCCGGTCCGATGCATCTGCGGGTGGTCGGCGGACGTCGGCTCTCCGGCTCCATCGACGTCAAGACGAGCAAGAACGCCTGTGTGGCCCTGCTCTGCGGCTCGCTGCTCAACAAGGGGCGCACCGTCCTGCGTCGGGTGGCGCGTATCGAGGAGGTCTACCGGCTCCTCGAGGTGCTCAACTCCATCGGTGTACGCACCCGTTGGATCAACGACGGCATGGATCTGGAGATCGTGCCGCCGGCGGAGCTGGACATGGCCGCCATGGACGCGGAAGCCGCCCGCCGTACCCGCTCGATCATCATGTTCCTCGGCCCGCTGCTGCACCGCATGGACAACTTCCTGCTGCCGTACGCGGGCGGCTGCGACCTCGGTACGCGCACCATCGAGCCGCACATGATCGCGCTGCGCCGCTTCGGCCTGGACATCACGGCGACCGAGGGGCTGTACCACGCGGTGGTCGACCGCTCGGCGTCACCCGACCGGCCCATCGTGCTGACCGAACGCGGCGACACGGTCACCGAGAACGCGCTGCTGGCCGCCGCCCGGCACGACGGTGTCACCGTCATCCGCAACGCGTCGTCGAACTACATGGTCCAGGACCTGTGCTTCTTCCTGGACGCGCTCGGGGTACGGGTCGACGGCGTCGGCACGACCACGCTCACCGTGCACGGTGTGCCGAGCATCGACACCGATGTGGACTACTCCCCCTCCGAGGACCCGGTCGAGGCCATGAGCCTGATCGCCGCCGCCGTGGTCACCGAGTCCGAGCTGACGATCCGCCGGGTACCGATCGAGTTCCTGGAGATCGAGCTCGCGGTGCTGGAGGAGATGGGCCTGGACCACGACCGTACGCCCGAGTACCCGGCGGACAACGGCCGTACGCGGCTGGTGGACCTGACCGTACGGCCCTCGAAGCTGGAGTCGCCGATCGACAAGATCCACCCGATGCCCTTCCCGGGCCTGAACATCGACAACGTGCCGTTCTTCGCGGCGATCGCGGCCGTCGCGCAGGGCACGACCCTGATCCATGACTGGGTCTACGACAACCGCGCCATCTATCTGACGGACCTCAACCGCCTCGGCGGCCGGCTCCAGCTCCTGGACCCGCACCGGGTCCTGGTGGAGGGCCCGACCCGCTGGCGCGCGGCGGAGATGATGTGCCCGCCGGCGCTGCGTCCCGCCGTGGTCGTGCTGCTGGCGATGATGGCGGCGGAGGGCACGTCGGTGCTGCGCAACGTGTATGTGATCAACCGCGGTTACGAGGACCTGGCGGAGCGGCTGAACTCGGTGGGCGCGCAGATCGAGATCTTCCGGGACATCTGA
- a CDS encoding YdeI/OmpD-associated family protein, which produces MESIDGVEILAFADGAELEAWLADHHTLQSGVWLKIGKKNCPRPAVGYLQAVEAGLCYGWIDGQARSYDTDHYLQRFTPRRPRSVWSKVNVGRAEVLIEAGRLREPGLAQVRAAQADGRWDAAYESQKNATVPPDLIAALEGDSRAREAFERLDRSTRYRVLLRLMTARTPEVRAARLDRALAALVSGRTQSL; this is translated from the coding sequence ATGGAATCGATCGACGGAGTGGAAATCCTCGCGTTCGCGGACGGCGCCGAGCTGGAGGCGTGGCTGGCCGACCACCACACGCTCCAGTCCGGCGTCTGGCTGAAGATCGGCAAGAAGAACTGCCCGCGGCCGGCGGTCGGTTACCTTCAGGCCGTCGAAGCCGGCCTCTGTTACGGCTGGATCGACGGCCAGGCCAGGTCCTACGACACGGACCACTATCTCCAGAGGTTCACACCCCGCCGGCCGAGGAGCGTGTGGTCGAAGGTCAACGTCGGACGGGCCGAGGTGCTCATCGAGGCCGGGCGGCTGCGCGAGCCGGGCCTCGCGCAGGTAAGGGCGGCGCAGGCGGACGGCCGGTGGGACGCGGCGTACGAGTCGCAGAAGAACGCGACCGTGCCGCCCGACCTGATCGCCGCGCTGGAGGGTGACAGCCGGGCGCGGGAGGCTTTCGAGCGGCTGGACAGGTCGACCCGGTACCGCGTGCTGCTCCGCCTGATGACCGCCCGCACCCCCGAGGTCAGGGCGGCGAGACTCGACCGCGCGCTCGCCGCGCTGGTGTCGGGCCGGACGCAGAGCCTGTGA
- a CDS encoding putative dsRNA-binding protein: MNRWVGIVALREPSAPTPVHRIALAIEAARRRTSYRLGSRDVPYARMRAALRTLGQEHARHYEWERYTYCVELAGDFFDGGQPPAGLPFWLMAELQDVLDGRNAPSRAVGGRIKRFSARKPQRSDRHRVPVPPPRRSKRPAVRDIRPAQPKAGHRPPPERVEPYARVARQLEVRDIDRPALCEPPAALVGTFGEVVRAVVQEKAGNWAAGSETTAWLGLASSHRSHLYESGLSEAAVSPLVLGMLDRLGRTTLAVVLLDAYTKSQRPEKVGTQSAEHNRRWTVGARALGQWAMGCGLVRMGSGEAQRPAPSVAETVARQILGTLSLLGAHETARRLVEAVCDGLDQPVDEAGGADPTTKAQEVFAKEGLTFEYDEDGPDHSKTFLATARTRTGRVAVGTGANKKTARAAASRALLRDHPPTDAKVSAATRPGAAATAGPTEPPRSYRTAHPAHQDAVADLLAMFELSGDQARGLLTQALTHSSYVYENAPAATAARQRDNQLLAHHGSVVLDHLSTLTKTRRVLVHGLVPDEDEARIHTPANEDTVRLGAALAIAEGVLAGHGADKQRIGMAADGAQAVVAAAWRAHGPRLLRRRPVVLDDWLTELEHRHDPTTVLNYLASAFGMTYTFEHQLTGLDHMQSFTSTLVLCDARGRTQRWTVAPEGPGSKTDADRAVAQEVLDILAAPADDLVEALTDPERGLLTYLLRAQLDGLGQTTERQRTRIVSRGELGTDLLVTGDTEAFLTWSDRITVLLGTDGTKALEVSEALRELYRKVIDDARRGPRSLLRRMAADAGTVTADAVRRHAADAVRRALATGPRTASVRDVVQDWWRDQAPHTGVTVRDDMRLESFLPLPVHLSALRETLTWCGEAAAAAGTRIDIELTVQDGTLHLWIGLPGIDVGVACDDFAQLLSRTLPYTDCLVDDDHVLLRLHRRPERHPLAPLAAAGLDAYMTASTAKKEPISCVTP; this comes from the coding sequence ATGAACCGTTGGGTCGGCATCGTCGCGTTGAGGGAGCCCTCAGCGCCGACGCCTGTGCACCGCATCGCGCTCGCCATCGAGGCCGCGCGCAGACGCACGTCCTACCGGCTGGGCAGCAGGGACGTGCCGTACGCGCGGATGCGGGCGGCGCTGCGCACACTGGGGCAGGAGCACGCGCGTCACTACGAGTGGGAGCGGTACACGTACTGCGTCGAACTGGCGGGAGACTTCTTCGACGGAGGACAACCACCGGCCGGGCTGCCCTTCTGGCTCATGGCCGAGCTCCAGGACGTTTTAGACGGCAGGAACGCCCCGAGCAGGGCGGTCGGCGGGCGGATCAAGCGGTTCTCGGCGCGGAAGCCCCAGCGCTCCGACCGCCACCGAGTACCAGTGCCGCCACCACGCCGGAGCAAGCGCCCGGCAGTCCGGGACATCCGGCCCGCACAGCCCAAGGCCGGCCACCGCCCGCCGCCCGAGAGGGTCGAACCGTACGCCCGCGTCGCACGGCAACTGGAGGTCCGCGACATCGACCGTCCCGCGCTGTGCGAGCCACCCGCCGCCCTCGTCGGCACCTTCGGAGAGGTCGTGCGCGCGGTCGTACAGGAGAAGGCCGGGAATTGGGCGGCCGGCTCCGAGACGACGGCCTGGCTCGGGCTCGCGTCCTCGCACCGCAGCCACCTCTATGAGAGCGGACTGTCCGAGGCGGCCGTCAGCCCTCTGGTGCTAGGCATGCTCGACCGGCTCGGACGCACCACGCTCGCCGTCGTCCTGCTCGACGCGTACACCAAGTCCCAGCGGCCGGAGAAGGTGGGGACGCAGTCGGCCGAGCACAACCGACGCTGGACGGTCGGCGCGCGCGCCCTCGGCCAGTGGGCCATGGGATGCGGGCTGGTCCGCATGGGGAGCGGCGAGGCCCAGCGTCCCGCGCCGTCCGTCGCGGAGACCGTCGCCCGGCAGATCCTCGGCACCCTCAGCCTGCTCGGCGCTCACGAGACCGCCCGGCGGCTGGTCGAGGCCGTCTGTGACGGCCTCGACCAGCCAGTCGACGAGGCCGGTGGAGCGGACCCCACCACCAAGGCGCAGGAGGTCTTCGCCAAGGAAGGCCTGACGTTCGAGTACGACGAGGACGGCCCGGACCACAGCAAGACCTTCCTCGCCACCGCACGCACCCGCACCGGCCGCGTGGCGGTGGGCACTGGAGCGAACAAGAAAACCGCACGGGCAGCCGCATCCCGTGCCCTGCTGCGTGATCACCCGCCGACCGACGCGAAGGTCTCCGCTGCCACCCGTCCGGGAGCCGCCGCGACCGCAGGGCCCACCGAGCCGCCGCGCTCGTACCGGACCGCGCACCCGGCACACCAGGACGCTGTCGCCGACCTGCTCGCCATGTTCGAACTGAGCGGCGACCAGGCACGCGGGCTGCTGACTCAGGCGCTCACCCACTCCTCGTACGTCTACGAGAATGCCCCCGCGGCGACCGCTGCCCGGCAGCGCGACAACCAACTGCTCGCCCATCACGGTTCAGTGGTCCTAGACCATTTGAGCACGCTCACCAAAACCCGCCGTGTCCTCGTACATGGGCTGGTGCCGGACGAGGACGAGGCCCGTATTCACACCCCCGCCAACGAGGACACCGTACGCCTCGGTGCTGCCCTCGCCATCGCCGAAGGTGTGTTGGCGGGGCACGGGGCGGACAAGCAGCGGATCGGCATGGCCGCTGACGGCGCCCAGGCCGTCGTCGCGGCGGCATGGCGCGCCCATGGGCCCCGGCTGCTACGTCGCCGCCCGGTCGTCCTGGACGACTGGCTCACCGAACTCGAACACCGGCACGACCCGACAACCGTCCTTAACTACCTCGCGAGCGCCTTTGGGATGACGTATACGTTCGAGCACCAGCTCACCGGCCTGGATCACATGCAGTCCTTCACCTCGACCCTTGTTCTGTGCGATGCCCGCGGCCGCACTCAGCGGTGGACCGTGGCTCCTGAGGGACCGGGCTCCAAGACCGACGCCGACCGGGCAGTCGCCCAGGAGGTGCTCGACATCCTCGCCGCTCCGGCCGACGACCTCGTGGAAGCCCTCACAGACCCCGAACGTGGTCTGCTGACCTACCTCCTCCGTGCCCAGCTCGACGGACTCGGCCAGACGACAGAGCGGCAGCGCACACGCATCGTGTCCCGCGGCGAACTCGGCACGGACCTCCTCGTCACCGGTGACACCGAAGCCTTCCTCACCTGGTCCGATCGCATCACGGTCCTTCTGGGGACGGACGGCACCAAGGCACTCGAAGTGTCCGAGGCACTACGGGAGTTGTACCGCAAGGTCATCGACGATGCCCGGCGCGGACCGCGCTCCCTGCTCCGCCGGATGGCGGCGGACGCGGGCACCGTCACGGCCGACGCAGTGCGGCGGCATGCCGCCGATGCCGTTCGGCGCGCACTCGCCACGGGACCTCGGACCGCCTCTGTACGCGATGTCGTCCAGGACTGGTGGCGAGACCAGGCACCGCACACCGGCGTCACCGTCCGCGACGATATGCGGCTGGAAAGCTTCCTGCCCCTGCCCGTCCACCTGAGTGCCCTGCGCGAGACGCTGACCTGGTGCGGCGAGGCCGCCGCAGCCGCCGGAACCCGGATCGACATCGAGCTGACCGTTCAGGACGGCACCCTCCACCTGTGGATCGGGCTGCCCGGCATCGACGTGGGTGTTGCCTGCGACGACTTCGCCCAGCTTCTTTCGCGCACCTTGCCGTACACGGACTGTCTCGTCGACGACGACCACGTCCTGCTCCGCCTTCACCGCCGGCCCGAGCGCCACCCGCTGGCCCCGCTGGCGGCGGCGGGACTCGACGCCTACATGACCGCTTCCACCGCGAAGAAGGAACCGATCTCCTGTGTCACCCCGTAA
- the acnA gene encoding aconitate hydratase AcnA, whose amino-acid sequence MSANSFDARSTLRVGDESYEIFRLDKVEGSARLPYSLKVLLENLLRTEDGANITADHIRSIGGWDSQAQPSQEIQFTPARVIMQDFTGVPCVVDLATMREAVKELGGDAAKINPLAPAELVIDHSVIADKFGTPESFAQNVELEYGRNKERYQFLRWGQTAFDEFKVVPPGTGIVHQVNIEHLARTVMVRNGQAYPDTLVGTDSHTTMVNGLGVLGWGVGGIEAEAAMLGQPVSMLIPRVVGFKLTGELTPGTTATDLVLTITEMLRGHGVVGKFVEFYGEGVGATSLANRATIGNMSPEFGSTAAIFPIDDETIKYLKLTGRDEQQLALVEAYAKEQGLWLDPAAEPDFSEKLELDLATVVPSIAGPKRPQDRIVLADAKRQFALDVRNYVTDDEEAGKESFPASDSPASANGVPTRPTPVTTPDGSTYEIDHGAVTVAAITSCTNTSNPYVMVAAALVAKKAVEKGLTRKPWVKTTLAPGSKVVTDYFDKANLTPYLDKLGFNLVGYGCTTCIGNSGPLDEEISKAVNDNDLAVAAVLSGNRNFEGRINPDVKMNYLASPPLVVAYAIAGSMKVDITRDAIGVDQEGKPVHLDDIWPTEAEVNEVVASAIGEDMFNKSYQDVFAGDAQWQALSIPTGNTFEWDPESTYVRKPPYFEGMTMETTPVADITGARVLAMLGDSVTTDHISPAGAIKADTPAGKYLTEHGVGRRDFNSYGSRRGNHEVMIRGTFANIRLRNQIAPGTEGGYTRDFTAADGPVSFIYDASQNYQAAGTPLVVLAGKEYGSGSSRDWAAKGTALLGVKAVIAESYERIHRSNLIGMGVLPLQYPEGGSALSYGLTGEETFTFTGVTALNDGTTPATVKVTTDTGVEFDAVVRIDTPGEADYYRNGGIMHYVLRSLIRK is encoded by the coding sequence GTGTCGGCGAACAGCTTCGACGCCCGCAGCACGCTGCGCGTGGGCGACGAGTCGTACGAGATCTTCAGGCTGGACAAGGTCGAGGGCTCAGCGCGCCTCCCTTACAGCCTGAAGGTGCTGCTGGAGAACCTGCTCCGCACCGAGGACGGCGCGAACATCACCGCCGACCACATCCGCTCGATCGGTGGGTGGGACTCCCAGGCGCAGCCGAGCCAGGAGATCCAGTTCACCCCGGCCCGCGTGATCATGCAGGACTTCACCGGTGTGCCCTGCGTGGTGGACCTCGCCACCATGCGTGAGGCCGTCAAGGAGCTCGGCGGTGACGCCGCGAAGATCAACCCGCTGGCCCCGGCCGAGTTGGTCATCGACCACTCCGTCATCGCCGACAAGTTCGGCACGCCCGAGTCCTTCGCGCAGAACGTGGAGCTGGAGTACGGCCGCAACAAGGAGCGTTACCAGTTCCTGCGCTGGGGCCAGACCGCGTTCGACGAGTTCAAGGTCGTCCCGCCCGGCACCGGCATCGTCCACCAGGTCAACATCGAGCACCTGGCCCGCACCGTCATGGTCCGTAACGGCCAGGCGTACCCGGACACCCTCGTCGGCACCGACTCGCACACCACCATGGTCAACGGCCTCGGTGTGCTCGGCTGGGGCGTCGGCGGCATCGAGGCCGAGGCCGCGATGCTCGGACAGCCCGTCTCGATGCTCATCCCGCGCGTCGTCGGCTTCAAGCTGACCGGCGAGCTGACCCCGGGCACCACCGCCACCGACCTCGTCCTCACGATCACCGAGATGCTGCGGGGGCACGGTGTCGTCGGCAAGTTCGTCGAGTTCTACGGCGAGGGCGTCGGCGCCACGTCGCTCGCCAACCGCGCCACCATCGGCAACATGTCGCCGGAGTTCGGCTCGACCGCCGCGATCTTCCCGATCGACGACGAGACCATCAAGTACCTGAAGCTGACCGGCCGCGACGAGCAGCAGCTCGCGCTGGTCGAGGCGTACGCCAAGGAGCAGGGCCTCTGGCTCGACCCGGCAGCCGAGCCCGACTTCTCCGAGAAGCTGGAGCTCGACCTCGCCACGGTCGTCCCGTCCATCGCCGGGCCGAAGCGCCCGCAGGACCGCATCGTCCTGGCCGACGCCAAGCGGCAGTTCGCGCTCGACGTGCGCAACTACGTGACGGACGACGAGGAGGCGGGCAAGGAGTCCTTCCCGGCCTCCGACTCGCCGGCCTCCGCCAACGGTGTGCCGACACGCCCGACCCCGGTCACCACGCCCGACGGATCGACATACGAGATCGACCACGGCGCCGTCACCGTCGCCGCGATCACGTCCTGCACCAACACCTCGAACCCGTACGTGATGGTCGCCGCCGCGCTCGTCGCCAAGAAGGCCGTCGAGAAGGGCCTCACCCGCAAGCCGTGGGTCAAGACGACCCTGGCGCCGGGCTCGAAGGTCGTCACCGATTACTTCGACAAGGCCAACCTCACGCCGTACCTCGACAAGCTCGGCTTCAACCTGGTCGGTTACGGCTGCACGACCTGCATCGGCAACTCGGGCCCGCTGGACGAGGAGATCTCCAAGGCGGTCAACGACAACGACCTGGCCGTCGCCGCGGTCCTCTCCGGCAACCGCAACTTCGAGGGCCGGATCAACCCCGACGTCAAGATGAACTACCTGGCGTCCCCGCCGCTGGTCGTGGCCTACGCGATCGCCGGCTCCATGAAGGTCGACATCACGCGTGACGCGATCGGCGTCGACCAGGAGGGCAAGCCCGTCCACCTCGACGACATCTGGCCGACCGAGGCCGAGGTCAACGAGGTCGTCGCCTCCGCCATCGGCGAGGACATGTTCAACAAGTCCTACCAGGACGTCTTCGCGGGCGACGCCCAGTGGCAGGCGCTGTCGATCCCGACCGGCAACACCTTCGAGTGGGACCCGGAGTCGACCTACGTACGCAAGCCCCCGTACTTCGAGGGCATGACGATGGAGACGACCCCGGTCGCCGACATCACCGGCGCCCGTGTGCTCGCCATGCTGGGCGACTCGGTCACCACCGACCACATCTCCCCGGCCGGCGCGATCAAGGCGGACACCCCGGCGGGCAAGTACTTGACGGAGCACGGCGTCGGGCGGCGTGACTTCAACTCCTACGGCTCGCGCCGGGGCAACCACGAAGTCATGATCCGCGGCACGTTCGCCAACATCCGCCTGCGCAACCAGATCGCGCCCGGCACGGAGGGCGGCTACACCCGCGACTTCACGGCCGCGGACGGTCCGGTCTCCTTCATCTACGACGCCTCGCAGAACTACCAGGCGGCCGGCACCCCGCTGGTCGTCCTCGCGGGCAAGGAGTACGGCTCGGGCTCGTCCCGCGACTGGGCGGCGAAGGGCACGGCGCTGCTGGGCGTCAAGGCGGTCATCGCCGAGTCCTACGAGCGCATCCACCGCTCGAACCTGATCGGCATGGGCGTGCTCCCGCTCCAGTACCCGGAGGGCGGTTCGGCCCTGTCCTACGGCCTGACCGGCGAGGAGACGTTCACCTTCACGGGCGTCACCGCGCTCAACGACGGCACGACCCCGGCGACCGTCAAGGTCACCACGGACACGGGCGTGGAGTTCGACGCGGTGGTCCGCATCGACACCCCGGGCGAGGCGGACTACTACCGCAACGGCGGGATCATGCACTACGTGCTCCGCAGCCTGATCCGCAAGTAG
- a CDS encoding DUF4236 domain-containing protein: protein MPITFRKSIRILPGVRLNINKRSWSITSGGGKGPRHTTSSTGRRTTSMDLPGPFGWRKTTTKRRSR, encoded by the coding sequence GTGCCGATCACCTTCCGTAAGAGCATCCGCATCCTGCCGGGCGTACGGCTCAACATCAACAAGCGGTCGTGGTCCATCACCAGCGGCGGCGGAAAGGGCCCACGGCACACCACGAGCAGCACCGGCCGGCGGACCACGTCGATGGATCTGCCCGGCCCCTTCGGCTGGCGCAAGACCACAACCAAGCGCCGCAGCCGCTGA
- a CDS encoding dihydrofolate reductase family protein, with the protein MTVTVTADMVMSLDGYIAGTGHSVANPAGHGADRIGGWIHAQSSWRERSGMTGGEADQDSDIMREWFETTGAVVMGRHMYDSGADFWGEDPPFRAPVFVLTNRPGSTLVKEGGTSFTFVTDGIHSALDRAKAVSGGRSVDIAGGADTVQRYLRARLVDELQLHVIPTLLGAGLRLFDNLGTDTHDLEPVRVVDTPGATHVKYRVLKWRRRKPAPGHDLAAVMY; encoded by the coding sequence ATGACGGTCACCGTCACCGCCGACATGGTCATGTCGCTGGACGGCTACATCGCGGGCACCGGCCACAGCGTCGCCAACCCGGCGGGCCACGGCGCCGACCGGATCGGCGGCTGGATCCACGCCCAGTCCAGCTGGCGCGAGCGCTCGGGAATGACCGGCGGTGAGGCCGACCAGGACTCCGACATCATGCGCGAGTGGTTCGAGACGACCGGCGCGGTGGTCATGGGACGGCACATGTACGACTCCGGGGCGGACTTCTGGGGCGAGGACCCGCCGTTCCGCGCCCCGGTCTTCGTGCTGACCAACCGGCCGGGGTCCACCCTCGTCAAGGAGGGCGGCACCAGTTTCACCTTCGTCACCGACGGCATCCACAGCGCGCTCGACCGGGCCAAGGCCGTCTCCGGCGGCCGTAGCGTCGACATCGCCGGCGGCGCCGACACCGTCCAGCGGTATCTGAGGGCCCGCCTCGTCGACGAACTCCAACTGCATGTGATCCCCACGCTGCTCGGCGCCGGTCTCCGGCTCTTCGACAACCTCGGGACGGACACGCACGACCTCGAACCGGTCCGCGTGGTGGACACCCCCGGCGCCACCCACGTCAAGTACCGCGTCCTCAAGTGGCGGCGGCGGAAACCGGCGCCCGGGCATGACCTCGCAGCGGTCATGTACTAG